AACGTCAGCCATTCCTTGCGCCGTCCCATCCGGCGCGACGCTCCGCCGCACAATAGAATTCCGCGCATCCTTTTACATCCTTAATGTTATTTTGACTAATATGATCATTCAATAAAGATAAGCGAAGCCTCTGTTGCATAGTTCAAGCATATGATACACTACTATCATTAGGGGAGATGTATGATTTTTCAACTTACTTCTTCAATCGCCATGCAAACCCTGAGAAAGGAGTCGTGTTCCGTGCCGATCCTCTTTCGATTCCTAGCGAATTCTGAAGCGCTCTTGATCACATTGCGAATGTTTATCACTTCCACGCTGCTGCTGTTTGCATGGAACCCATATACGAGCTCCTTTGACAGCATCATGCTCGCAGCTTTTGGCTACTACGTGCTGACGACCGCCCTGATGCTGTTTTTTTACAACAAAGGGGACGGGCGCTGGAAGCTGTGGCGCGTCCTGCTGTACACCGACCTCGCCGCCGTCTCGGCGATGGTCTACGTGCAAGGCGGCGTGCAAAGCGATGTCTACTACGCCTATTACGGGCTGCTCGCGATGGCATCGTTCATGTACAACTGCAAATTTACTTCCGTTTTCTCCTTGCTGACGAACGCTGCATACCTGACCGTGATGATCGTCGCACCCGGACCTGCGCCGGTGCTGGACATCATCATTCGCATGGCGTTTTTCCTCTTCCTGTCGACGATGTTCCCGGTCCTGTCGCTGCTGGAGACCCGCCATCAAGAGTCGAACACCGTCTCTTCGCGGCTCAATCAGGAAAAAGAGCAGCTGGTGCAGGAGATGGAATCGATCTCGCGCCAAGTGGCCGAATATACGTTTGATCTGCACAACAAGGCGGTGCTCGACCAGCTGACCGACCTGCACAACCACTCTTACCTGCACTCGCAGCTGATCATCGAAGTCGAGAAAGCCAAACAGACCGGGCATCCCGTGTCGCTCGTCATGTTCGACATCGACAACTTCAAGCGCGTCAACGACACGTTTGGTCATCTGATCGGCGATGAAGTGCTGCGGTCGATCTCCCAGCGGCTGAAAGAAGTCCTGAAAGGCACCTACCACACGCCATGCCGCGCCGGCGGCGAAGAGCTGGCGGTGATCATGCCGGACATGCCGGTCGACGAGGCGTTTGTGCTGGCCGACTTCCTGCGCCAGGAGATCGGCAAAGTGAAAGTCCCGCTCGCCAACGGCGAGTTCCTGCGCATCTCCACCTCGGTCGGCGTCGCTTCCTTCCCGGAGACGAGCCACAACCACCAGCATCTGCTCGACTGTGCTGACCAAGCGATGTACGTCGCCAAAACGTCGGGGAAAAACCGCACCTGCCGCTACAACCCGGCGCTGGAAGAATCGCATACGGCAGGATAAATCTCACCAGTAGAAGAGAGGAGCTCGCTCCTCTCTTTTTTGATGCCGAATTACGTTCGGCGCCAGATGCCTTGTTCGGTGACCAAGGCGTCGAGCAGCGTATCATGCGGCTCCATCGGGACGTTCTCGACCACTTGCAGCTCGTAGGCGACGGCGATTTTCGGCACCTCCGGGCGGAGCTTGGGCAGGAAGCGGTCGTAGTAACCCCCGCCATACCCGAGCCTGCCCCCTTTGCGGTCAAACCCGACGCCTGGCAAGATCACGAGGTCGATCGCTGTGACGGGGACCTCCAGTTCCGGCAGGTGCAAAGGTTCGCGGATGCCGTACGCGCCCATGCGCAGGTCGGCAAGAGACGTGATGCGCACAGGGATCATCTGGCGCTCTTCTTTCAACGTCACCGGCGCGACCGGCGTTTTGCCGTGGGCCAGGCAATGTTCGATCATGCCGTCCGACTCCACCTCGCCGCGAAAGTCGAGGTAGAGCAAGATCGTCTGCGCCGCCTGCACCTCAGGCAGTTCGATCACGCGCTGCAAAATCGCCGCGTCGAGCGGGGCGCGCGCTTCCCGGGACAGATTCTGCCGCAGAGCGAGCAGGTGTTTGCGCAACGCTTGTTTTTCCATCCGGCAACGCCTCCTTCTGTAGGTAAAGTGTACCCGAAAATGACTGGAAACAGGAGACTGCATCGTGACACCCCGAATGACCGGCAGCAAAAAGCCGCTTTCAGCTTATCCGAAAGCGGCTTTTTCGATCGATTTACTCCGTTTCCCGCGGATACCAGCGCCATTTCACAAACAGCCACGGCACCGCGAGCGTTGCGGTCAGCCCGAGCAGCAGATAGCGCACGAGATCCCACGGCGCTTCTGCCGGCAGCAGGTCTTTCAGCAACGCGCGCAAGCCGAACACGATGGCGATGGCGACGGCGGTCGGCAGCAGGCGCTGCCAGATCGACTTGGGCAGCTTCATGCGCAGCGTGTGCGACTCCAGCACATAGCCGCTCCAGCAGCCGAGCAGGAAGCCGATCATCTTGCGCCCGTCCGCTTCGTGGTAGACGAGCAGCAGCAGCAGCGGCAGCACGATGCCTATGCCCAATTTGATGCCAAACGACAGCGGGCGCGCCTCCATACGGCCGTCCGCCCAGACGATCCCGGTCACAAACACGAGGCCAAACAGCAGCCCGGCCGCCACGTCGATCGGCCAGTGCACGCCAAGGTACAGGCGGGACAGCATGATGCAGAGCACCAGCACCCCGGCCAGCGCGAAGAACCACGATTTTTTCACCTGTGTGGCCAGATAGCCCCAGTAGGTCGCCGAACCTTGCGCATGCCCGCTGGGAAAGGACATGCTGGGCGCCGACTCCGTATACAGGCTGCGGATCCCGTCCACCCCGATCGGGCGCGGCGCGTTGAAAAAGAACTTCAGCGCGTAGTTCACGAACGTTGACAGGGACAGCACGATCGCCAGCCGGATGCCGACGCGTTTGGATATCAGAAAATAGATCAGCGGCACGGTCGCCACGTAAAACTCTTCATCTCCGACAATGGAAAATAGGATCATCAGCGTGTCCAGCCACGAGGCCGCAAAGCTTTGGATCCAGATCAAGATGTCTTTTTGCAAGTAGTCAGCCCCCCTTCACCTGATTGTATGCTTCGGGGGACGAGTTGAGAAATCCTTTTCAGATCGGGGCTGCTGGGGTACACTTAGAGGATAATTCCAGAGAGATTTTAGGTGATAAAACATGATTCTCGTGCAAGCGAATGACATACGCAAGGCATATGGAACGGACGTGATCTTGGACGGCGTGTCGATCGTCGTGCAGGATCGCGAACGGGTCGGGCTGATCGGGCCGAACGGGGCCGGGAAATCGACATTTTTGAAAGTGATCGCCGGCGAGATCACCGCCGACTCGGGCACGATTCACATGTCCAAAGAGACGACGGTAGGCTATCTGGCGCAGACCTCGCAGATCCACTCGGAGCAGACGATCTGGAACGAGATGATCACCGTCTTCGCCGACGTCTACCGCCTCGAAGCGAAGATGCGCGAGCTGGAAGTGCTGATGGCCGACCCCGCGTATTATGAAGATGAAGTCAAATACGGACAGCTCACCAGCCAGTACGCACGGCTGCAGCAGGAGTTTACCGACCAGAACGGCTACGCGGCCGAAGCGAAAGTGCGCGGGATTCTGCACGGGCTCGATTTTCCGGAGGAGATGCACGGGCGGCTGGTCAGCTCGCTGTCCGGCGGGCAGAAGACCCGCCTGCAGCTCGGGAAGCTCCTGATCACGCAGCCCGATCTGCTGATCTTGGACGAGCCGACCAACTATTTGGACATCAAGACGCTGACCTGGCTGGAAGATTATCTGAAAAGCTACCCGGGCGCTCTGCTGATGGTCTCGCATGACCGCTATTTTCTCGACTCGCTGATCAACGTGATCTACGAGATGGAGCGCGGCCGCACCAAGCGCTGGAAAGGCAACTACTCCGATTTTCTGGAGCAGAAGGCGGCCGACCTCGAACAGCAGCTGAAGCGCTTCGACCAGCAGCAGACGGAGATCGCCAAGCTGGAAGACTTTGTGCGCCGCAACATCGCCCGCGCGACGACGACCAAGCGCGCGCAGAGCCGCCGCAAGATGCTGGACAAGATCGACCGGATCGAACGCCCGACCCTGACCCAGGAGCAGGCGCACTTTTCGTTCAACATCGACAAGCAGAGCGGCAACGAGGTGCTCGTCGTCGAGGACGTCTCGCTCGGCTATGCGGACAATGTCTTGTCGCGCGGCCTCGATCTGAACGTCTACCGCGGCGAGCGCATCGCCTTGATCGGGCCGAACGGGATCGGCAAGACGACCCTGCTCAAAGCGATCAACAGCCGCCTGAAGCCGCTGCACGGGCGGATCAAGCTCGGCACCAACGTGTCGCTCGGCTATTACACGCAGGAGCAGGAAGACCTGACACCGGGCAAAAGCGTGCTGAACGAAGTCTGGGACGCCTACCGCACGCTTGAACAGACGCGGGTGCGGACGGTGCTCGGCAACTTCCTCTTCTCCGGTGACGATGTGACCAAGCCGATCGCCGCCCTGTCCGGCGGGGAGAAGAGCCGCGTGGCGCTGGCCAAGCTGATGCTGTTGAACGCCAACTTCCTGATCCTCGACGAGCCGACCAACCACCTCGACCTGTTGAGCAAGGAAGTGCTGGAAAACGCGCTCGACGAT
The window above is part of the Tumebacillus sp. BK434 genome. Proteins encoded here:
- a CDS encoding GGDEF domain-containing protein, producing MPILFRFLANSEALLITLRMFITSTLLLFAWNPYTSSFDSIMLAAFGYYVLTTALMLFFYNKGDGRWKLWRVLLYTDLAAVSAMVYVQGGVQSDVYYAYYGLLAMASFMYNCKFTSVFSLLTNAAYLTVMIVAPGPAPVLDIIIRMAFFLFLSTMFPVLSLLETRHQESNTVSSRLNQEKEQLVQEMESISRQVAEYTFDLHNKAVLDQLTDLHNHSYLHSQLIIEVEKAKQTGHPVSLVMFDIDNFKRVNDTFGHLIGDEVLRSISQRLKEVLKGTYHTPCRAGGEELAVIMPDMPVDEAFVLADFLRQEIGKVKVPLANGEFLRISTSVGVASFPETSHNHQHLLDCADQAMYVAKTSGKNRTCRYNPALEESHTAG
- a CDS encoding 5-formyltetrahydrofolate cyclo-ligase, whose amino-acid sequence is MEKQALRKHLLALRQNLSREARAPLDAAILQRVIELPEVQAAQTILLYLDFRGEVESDGMIEHCLAHGKTPVAPVTLKEERQMIPVRITSLADLRMGAYGIREPLHLPELEVPVTAIDLVILPGVGFDRKGGRLGYGGGYYDRFLPKLRPEVPKIAVAYELQVVENVPMEPHDTLLDALVTEQGIWRRT
- a CDS encoding phosphatase PAP2 family protein yields the protein MQKDILIWIQSFAASWLDTLMILFSIVGDEEFYVATVPLIYFLISKRVGIRLAIVLSLSTFVNYALKFFFNAPRPIGVDGIRSLYTESAPSMSFPSGHAQGSATYWGYLATQVKKSWFFALAGVLVLCIMLSRLYLGVHWPIDVAAGLLFGLVFVTGIVWADGRMEARPLSFGIKLGIGIVLPLLLLLVYHEADGRKMIGFLLGCWSGYVLESHTLRMKLPKSIWQRLLPTAVAIAIVFGLRALLKDLLPAEAPWDLVRYLLLGLTATLAVPWLFVKWRWYPRETE
- a CDS encoding ABC-F family ATP-binding cassette domain-containing protein — its product is MILVQANDIRKAYGTDVILDGVSIVVQDRERVGLIGPNGAGKSTFLKVIAGEITADSGTIHMSKETTVGYLAQTSQIHSEQTIWNEMITVFADVYRLEAKMRELEVLMADPAYYEDEVKYGQLTSQYARLQQEFTDQNGYAAEAKVRGILHGLDFPEEMHGRLVSSLSGGQKTRLQLGKLLITQPDLLILDEPTNYLDIKTLTWLEDYLKSYPGALLMVSHDRYFLDSLINVIYEMERGRTKRWKGNYSDFLEQKAADLEQQLKRFDQQQTEIAKLEDFVRRNIARATTTKRAQSRRKMLDKIDRIERPTLTQEQAHFSFNIDKQSGNEVLVVEDVSLGYADNVLSRGLDLNVYRGERIALIGPNGIGKTTLLKAINSRLKPLHGRIKLGTNVSLGYYTQEQEDLTPGKSVLNEVWDAYRTLEQTRVRTVLGNFLFSGDDVTKPIAALSGGEKSRVALAKLMLLNANFLILDEPTNHLDLLSKEVLENALDDYPGTLLFISHDRYFVNRLATRVVELSADGITSYLGNYDDYVEKKAELEAERKEREEAAAAAGKKQQQAAPIDDYQLRRQQEKEQKRLAKKRLERLAKVEARIAELEELTAQLEADLCLPDVFNDHVLAAEKNAALEAAQTELEALMEEWAELEAAGEE